One window of Acidobacteriota bacterium genomic DNA carries:
- a CDS encoding AraC family transcriptional regulator produces MRLHSGIWYGNTLSTDSVGGLTLTETVYNSNLKLPHHSHEQAYFCLVLKGSYTESYGRKSRICKRATLVFHPADEPHADHFHSLSHCFNIQMNEGWVARMRPYPLELNEPQNFQGGLLPHLAMRLYQEFRQADELSSLIVEGIALEMMGEAGRNSIKKFSEVPPPWLSEARDLLHEHFTEHLSLREQAEVVGVHPVHLAREFRRFYHCTVGDYVRRLRIEFACEKLAKSDAPLSEIALAAGFFDQSHFTRTFKQYTGNTPQHYRASFR; encoded by the coding sequence ATGAGATTGCATTCAGGAATCTGGTACGGCAATACCCTCAGTACAGATAGCGTTGGAGGACTGACGCTCACCGAAACCGTGTACAACTCGAATCTTAAATTGCCCCATCACTCGCATGAGCAAGCCTACTTTTGTCTGGTTTTGAAAGGCTCATACACCGAAAGCTATGGCAGAAAATCGCGCATCTGTAAGCGTGCTACACTGGTTTTCCATCCCGCAGACGAACCCCACGCCGACCACTTTCATAGCCTTTCGCATTGCTTCAACATTCAGATGAATGAAGGCTGGGTCGCGCGCATGCGCCCCTATCCGCTTGAGCTTAATGAACCCCAAAATTTTCAGGGCGGATTGCTGCCGCATCTGGCGATGCGCCTTTACCAGGAATTTCGCCAAGCCGATGAATTATCGTCGTTGATTGTTGAAGGCATTGCGCTCGAAATGATGGGCGAAGCCGGTCGCAACTCCATCAAAAAATTCAGTGAGGTTCCGCCGCCTTGGCTGAGTGAAGCGCGCGATCTGCTCCACGAACATTTCACAGAGCATTTATCGCTTCGTGAGCAAGCAGAAGTTGTCGGCGTTCATCCGGTTCATTTGGCGCGCGAGTTTCGCAGATTTTATCATTGCACGGTTGGCGATTATGTGCGCCGGTTGAGAATCGAGTTCGCTTGCGAAAAACTCGCTAAATCGGATGCGCCTCTCAGCGAAATCGCTTTAGCGGCGGGATTCTTTGACCAAAGCCATTTCACCAGAACGTTCAAACAATACACCGGCAACACGCCACAACATTACCGGGCGAGTTTCCGCTAA
- the thrS gene encoding threonine--tRNA ligase, translated as MADEFQSDSDFALGAEDFESEEEYRLHCLRHSTSHIMAYAVQQIFPEVKFGIGPPIKNGFYYDMDLPRPLTPEDLEEIERRMKQIVKEGYPFERSNLDKESALKFFGDKHQDFKLELINGIKDDTVSTYKIGEFTDLCAGPHVRRTSECKHFKLTSVAGAYWRGNEKNPMLQRIYGTVWQTKEQLEEYLHNIEEAKKRDHRKLGRELDLFMLHEWAPGATFWLPKGTIVYNTLQAKMRRLLVKNGYHEVKAPLLANEQLFKTSGHWQHYKEDMFVVPDEEAQQQHKENAEFALKPMNCPEAMLIFGAKKRSYRELPLRLAEQSVLHRNERAGALSGLTRVRQFAQDDAHIFVTEEQIGDEVNRLINLVARVYKAFDMSFRFVLSTRNEEKFMGDVAVWNAAEAKLKEVLEQNHLEYKVAKGDAAFYGPKIDQLVQDSLKREHQLGTIQLDFQQPLNFGLTYVSEHNTEERPVVIHRAIYGSFERFIAILIEHYAGAFPVWLAPVQVKVLSISEKTKEYAEKVYERLFDADIRVELDIRDDKIGAKIRDAQLEKVSYMLVVGAKEAENQAVAVRSRVKGDEGAVPFEEFVARIKQETAFEF; from the coding sequence ATGGCTGACGAATTTCAAAGTGATAGTGATTTTGCCTTGGGCGCGGAGGATTTCGAGTCCGAGGAAGAGTATCGCCTGCATTGCCTGCGGCATTCAACGTCGCACATTATGGCGTATGCGGTGCAACAGATTTTTCCCGAAGTCAAATTCGGCATCGGCCCGCCCATTAAAAACGGCTTCTATTACGACATGGATTTGCCGCGACCGCTGACGCCCGAAGACCTTGAAGAGATCGAGCGTCGCATGAAACAGATTGTCAAAGAGGGCTATCCGTTCGAGCGCAGCAATCTCGATAAAGAAAGCGCCCTCAAATTTTTCGGCGATAAACATCAAGATTTTAAACTCGAACTCATTAACGGTATTAAAGACGACACCGTTTCGACCTACAAAATCGGCGAATTCACCGATCTCTGCGCAGGCCCGCATGTTCGCCGCACCAGTGAATGCAAACATTTTAAATTGACTTCGGTGGCAGGCGCTTACTGGCGCGGCAACGAAAAAAATCCGATGTTGCAACGCATCTACGGCACGGTGTGGCAAACGAAAGAACAACTCGAAGAATATTTGCACAACATCGAAGAAGCGAAAAAACGCGACCACAGAAAACTCGGTCGCGAGCTTGATTTATTCATGCTGCATGAATGGGCGCCGGGCGCGACCTTCTGGCTACCGAAGGGCACGATTGTCTATAACACCTTGCAGGCAAAGATGCGCAGGCTTCTGGTAAAAAACGGCTATCACGAAGTCAAAGCGCCGCTCTTAGCAAACGAACAACTCTTTAAAACCTCAGGTCACTGGCAACATTACAAAGAGGATATGTTCGTCGTCCCTGATGAAGAAGCCCAGCAGCAGCATAAAGAGAATGCCGAGTTTGCTCTCAAGCCGATGAACTGCCCGGAAGCGATGTTGATTTTCGGCGCAAAAAAACGCAGCTATAGAGAACTGCCGCTGAGGCTTGCTGAACAGAGCGTCCTGCATCGCAATGAACGCGCAGGGGCGCTTTCGGGACTCACGCGCGTGCGTCAATTTGCCCAGGACGACGCCCACATTTTCGTCACCGAAGAGCAAATCGGTGATGAAGTGAATCGCTTGATCAATCTGGTGGCGCGCGTTTACAAAGCCTTTGATATGTCTTTCCGCTTTGTGCTCTCGACGCGCAACGAAGAAAAATTCATGGGTGACGTAGCGGTTTGGAATGCCGCCGAAGCCAAACTCAAAGAGGTGCTTGAGCAAAACCACCTCGAATACAAAGTCGCCAAAGGCGACGCGGCGTTTTACGGACCGAAGATTGACCAACTGGTGCAGGATTCTCTCAAACGCGAACATCAACTCGGCACCATTCAACTCGACTTTCAACAACCGTTGAATTTCGGGTTGACCTATGTCAGCGAACACAATACCGAAGAGCGCCCTGTAGTGATTCACCGGGCGATTTATGGTTCGTTTGAACGCTTCATCGCGATTTTGATTGAACATTACGCGGGCGCTTTTCCGGTGTGGCTGGCGCCGGTGCAGGTTAAAGTTTTGTCGATTTCCGAAAAGACCAAAGAATATGCGGAAAAAGTTTACGAGCGATTATTCGACGCAGACATCCGCGTTGAACTCGATATTCGCGATGACAAAATCGGCGCCAAGATTCGCGATGCGCAGTTGGAAAAAGTCTCTTATATGTTGGTGGTCGGCGCAAAAGAAGCCGAAAATCAGGCGGTCGCGGTGCGCTCGCGTGTAAAAGGCGACGAAGGCGCTGTGCCGTTCGAAGAATTCGTGGCGCGCATCAAACAAGAAACCGCATTCGAGTTTTAG
- a CDS encoding CHAT domain-containing tetratricopeptide repeat protein translates to MTQSIFFPRPTLLRQIKWLLWSLLILWLGLALGVPVSRAAHHLPLQQAESVEELSPTKAVERELQGGQTHTYTLTIEAGQFTVISIKQQRRLELVMTIMAPDMQKLAETTNDEVSLLAETSGKYQVQIRAKHNSAPASRYEIHITPIQAATAQAKARALAERNISEGTPLFAKAKTASIREAIEKFQTAVSLSREARQPSLEAYALLLVAQAYLSLNEKMQTAREYINQALSLARAEGNQLREAQALRELGRTYLIVEGAQEAISYFDQSLKIHEAIGNLKGKANALQVKGHALIELGNQQEALNCYEQALAAFKAIGDRPGEASIYNGLALTYRDLGDFQNALENYQQALLNSQAVKDAVLELMVFNNMGIIYKDLGDYPKALDSYQQSLNISRRLDNVVAEAQLLNNIGNVHRAEGNNPKALEYYNQALPLFRRLKMRGGEAMALNNIGAIYYQLEDPQKALDYHEQSRQIRVALGDRRGEASAFNQAGRAWHKLGNAEKALDCLRRSLEIRKQLNDPLGEAENLLNIARVERDRGQLAESRTQSQAALSIIESLRANIADAGLRATYVARMQETYEFYVSLLMLMHQQNPSSGYNAMALDTSERIRARVLLELLAEARADIRQGVDLALLERERALQKSLNASSEKLTQLLGSNPTQEQKAAAEKASNDILISYQEVQAQIRRNSPRYAALTQPQPLSATEIQQQLDDQTVLLEFALGENQSWLWAVTRTTIDSYQLSNSREIESAARKVYELLIARQPRKGENATQYRSRVNQADAQWQTASSSLSQLLFGQLAAKFQNEWKGKRLAIVASGALEYIPFSALPVPVVGSPSTVVSEQTAGDRSAANQQPVIHSQPRTIGYRPLIAEREIINLPSASVLAAIRRETAGRKPAEKTLAVIADPVFEASDPRVLSAGKRASNKPLTVRVRSGDEAPMPVENQRLSTAPQPAELLNSMRSFTLINERGGFSRLPFSRDEAEAITSLTAKNASLKATDFQANRANVVSGELSHFRILHFATHGLLNSEHPELSGLVLSLVDEQGKPQNGFLRMHEIYNLNLPASLVVLSACQTALGKQIKGEGLVGLTRGFMYAGTERVVASLWQVDDLATAELMKNFYRAMLKDGKRPSEALRLAQLAMFKQKPWSSPYYWAAFTIQGDWK, encoded by the coding sequence GTGACTCAATCAATATTCTTTCCCCGACCGACATTACTCAGACAAATCAAATGGTTGCTCTGGAGTTTGCTGATCTTGTGGCTTGGGCTTGCTTTGGGGGTTCCGGTCTCTCGCGCCGCACACCACCTGCCTCTACAACAAGCAGAATCCGTAGAGGAACTTTCGCCCACCAAAGCCGTCGAACGCGAACTGCAAGGCGGCCAAACCCATACCTATACGCTCACGATTGAAGCAGGGCAGTTTACGGTAATCTCCATCAAACAGCAGCGCCGCCTTGAATTGGTGATGACGATTATGGCTCCCGATATGCAGAAGCTGGCGGAAACCACCAATGACGAGGTTTCCCTGCTTGCCGAAACCTCGGGCAAGTATCAGGTACAGATTCGCGCAAAACACAACTCTGCGCCCGCCAGCCGGTACGAAATCCATATCACGCCGATACAGGCAGCCACCGCGCAGGCTAAAGCCCGTGCCCTAGCCGAACGAAATATCAGTGAAGGAACACCGCTCTTTGCAAAAGCCAAGACGGCTTCTATCCGCGAAGCGATTGAGAAATTCCAAACCGCAGTGTCCTTGTCTCGTGAAGCCCGGCAACCTTCGCTTGAAGCTTACGCGCTTTTATTGGTCGCGCAAGCTTACCTGTCGTTGAACGAAAAAATGCAGACAGCCCGCGAATATATCAATCAAGCCTTGTCACTGGCGCGCGCCGAGGGCAATCAATTGCGTGAAGCCCAGGCGCTAAGGGAACTCGGTCGAACGTACCTTATCGTTGAAGGCGCACAGGAAGCGATTTCATACTTTGACCAATCCTTAAAAATCCATGAAGCCATCGGCAATCTCAAAGGAAAAGCCAACGCTTTGCAAGTTAAGGGGCACGCCTTAATCGAACTGGGAAATCAACAGGAAGCGCTGAATTGTTATGAACAAGCCCTGGCTGCTTTTAAAGCTATCGGGGATCGTCCGGGTGAAGCCTCAATTTATAACGGTCTGGCTTTGACATACCGGGATTTGGGAGATTTTCAAAATGCCTTGGAAAACTACCAGCAGGCATTACTGAACAGTCAGGCGGTCAAAGATGCAGTGCTTGAACTGATGGTCTTTAATAATATGGGAATCATTTATAAAGACCTGGGCGATTACCCCAAAGCGCTCGATTCGTATCAACAGTCGCTCAACATCAGTCGCCGTCTCGACAATGTGGTTGCAGAAGCGCAGTTGCTCAACAATATCGGCAACGTGCATCGGGCGGAAGGTAATAATCCTAAGGCGCTGGAATACTATAATCAGGCGCTGCCGCTTTTTCGTCGCCTCAAAATGCGCGGCGGTGAAGCGATGGCGCTCAACAATATCGGAGCCATTTATTACCAGTTGGAAGACCCTCAGAAGGCGCTGGATTATCACGAACAATCCCGCCAGATTCGCGTCGCCCTGGGCGACCGCCGGGGCGAAGCTTCAGCTTTCAACCAAGCGGGTCGCGCCTGGCATAAACTCGGCAACGCAGAAAAAGCCCTCGATTGCCTGCGGCGCTCTCTGGAAATTCGCAAACAATTGAACGACCCGCTCGGCGAAGCTGAAAACTTATTAAATATTGCGCGGGTTGAACGCGACCGTGGACAATTAGCCGAATCCAGAACCCAGAGCCAGGCGGCGCTTTCGATCATTGAATCCTTGCGGGCAAACATCGCTGATGCCGGGTTGCGCGCCACTTATGTTGCGCGTATGCAGGAGACCTACGAATTCTATGTTTCCCTGTTGATGTTGATGCATCAACAAAACCCGTCTTCCGGTTATAATGCAATGGCGCTCGATACCAGTGAACGCATTCGCGCCCGCGTTCTGCTGGAATTGCTCGCGGAAGCCCGCGCTGATATTCGCCAAGGGGTTGATCTGGCGTTGCTCGAACGTGAGCGCGCCTTGCAAAAATCGCTCAACGCCAGTTCGGAAAAATTGACCCAACTGCTCGGCAGCAACCCCACTCAGGAACAAAAAGCCGCCGCCGAAAAAGCCTCGAACGACATCTTGATCAGCTATCAGGAAGTGCAGGCGCAAATTCGCCGAAACAGTCCACGCTATGCGGCGCTCACCCAACCTCAACCGCTTTCAGCAACCGAGATTCAACAACAACTTGATGACCAGACCGTGCTGCTGGAGTTTGCGCTTGGCGAAAACCAGAGCTGGCTGTGGGCGGTCACGCGCACAACCATCGACAGTTATCAATTATCAAACAGCCGTGAAATCGAATCCGCCGCGCGCAAGGTCTATGAATTGCTCATCGCCCGACAGCCACGAAAAGGTGAAAACGCGACGCAGTATCGATCCCGCGTCAATCAAGCCGATGCCCAATGGCAAACCGCTTCCTCATCGCTTAGTCAACTGCTTTTCGGGCAACTTGCCGCCAAATTTCAAAATGAGTGGAAAGGCAAACGACTGGCTATCGTCGCTTCCGGCGCGCTTGAATATATTCCCTTCTCGGCTTTGCCCGTGCCAGTGGTCGGTAGCCCGTCGACGGTCGTCAGTGAGCAAACAGCAGGTGACCGGTCTGCTGCCAATCAACAGCCGGTAATTCATAGCCAACCCCGGACTATCGGCTACCGACCGCTGATTGCCGAACGCGAAATCATCAATCTGCCATCAGCCTCAGTGCTGGCAGCCATTCGTCGCGAAACCGCTGGCAGAAAGCCCGCTGAAAAAACCCTTGCGGTCATCGCCGACCCGGTCTTTGAAGCGAGCGACCCGCGTGTACTTAGCGCCGGAAAGAGAGCTTCAAATAAGCCGCTCACTGTCAGGGTGCGTTCAGGCGATGAAGCGCCAATGCCTGTCGAAAATCAACGGTTATCGACTGCGCCACAACCTGCCGAATTGCTGAATTCAATGAGAAGTTTCACTCTCATCAATGAACGCGGCGGATTTTCCCGTCTGCCTTTCTCACGCGATGAGGCTGAGGCAATCACCTCACTGACGGCTAAAAACGCTTCCTTGAAAGCCACAGACTTTCAAGCCAATCGGGCAAATGTCGTAAGCGGCGAACTCTCGCATTTTCGCATCCTGCATTTTGCCACTCACGGTTTACTCAACAGCGAGCACCCGGAACTTTCCGGGCTGGTGCTTTCTCTGGTTGATGAACAGGGCAAGCCGCAAAACGGTTTTTTGCGTATGCACGAAATCTACAACCTGAATCTCCCGGCTAGCCTCGTCGTTTTAAGCGCTTGTCAGACGGCGCTCGGCAAACAGATCAAAGGCGAAGGGTTGGTGGGACTGACGCGCGGGTTTATGTATGCCGGCACTGAGCGCGTCGTAGCGAGTCTCTGGCAAGTTGATGACCTGGCGACCGCTGAACTGATGAAAAATTTTTATCGCGCCATGTTGAAAGATGGCAAACGACCGAGTGAGGCTTTGCGGTTGGCGCAACTGGCGATGTTCAAACAGAAACCCTGGTCGTCGCCCTATTACTGGGCAGCTTTTACCATCCAGGGCGATTGGAAATAA
- a CDS encoding sigma-70 family RNA polymerase sigma factor, whose protein sequence is MDSPSVSKSEWTLTADAFAGFLAYLDANQDRAGEKYETLRLMLVKFFDWRGAHFPEECADETFNRVIKKIEAGEEIRDIATYCRGVARLLFLETLKHPDQRSVSLDELQHAAENLTENADADRQRECFEHCLNQLPVESRQLILEYYRDEKRDKIDNRLALAERLGIPLNALRSRAQRVRNKLENCVKRCMK, encoded by the coding sequence ATGGATAGCCCTTCAGTTTCCAAGTCCGAATGGACGCTGACGGCGGATGCCTTTGCCGGATTTCTCGCCTATCTGGACGCCAACCAGGACCGCGCCGGAGAAAAATATGAAACGCTCCGCTTGATGCTGGTGAAATTTTTCGACTGGCGGGGCGCACATTTTCCCGAAGAGTGCGCCGATGAAACCTTCAATCGTGTCATCAAAAAAATCGAAGCGGGAGAAGAGATTCGCGACATTGCCACCTATTGCCGAGGGGTGGCGCGGCTGCTTTTTCTGGAAACCTTGAAACATCCTGACCAGCGTTCAGTCAGTCTCGATGAGTTACAACATGCCGCCGAAAACCTTACTGAAAATGCCGATGCCGACCGGCAACGCGAATGTTTTGAACACTGCCTGAATCAATTGCCGGTTGAGAGCCGACAGTTGATTCTTGAATATTATCGGGATGAAAAACGCGACAAAATTGATAATCGTCTGGCGCTTGCCGAACGGCTCGGCATTCCGCTCAATGCGTTACGAAGCCGCGCCCAACGGGTGCGCAATAAACTTGAAAATTGCGTCAAGCGATGTATGAAATGA
- a CDS encoding DNA alkylation repair protein, which translates to MDVQEVMQQLEAAGSEQTRKTYRRHGVTNEMFGVSYAALYALQKKIKINQDLAKKLWATGNHDAQVLATLIADPRQFTAKEFESWAKDLNNNVISDAFAKLAAASPLAQKLSEKWRDAKSECLGQTGWLMLAVTAANKALPDSYFEPFLETIERDIHSRKNRVRHSMNNALIAIGLRDKLQKRALAVAKKIGKVEVDHGDTNCKTPDAGQYILKAAEHRKRKAAGI; encoded by the coding sequence ATGGATGTTCAGGAAGTGATGCAACAACTGGAAGCCGCAGGCAGTGAGCAGACCAGAAAAACTTACCGGCGTCATGGCGTAACCAATGAAATGTTCGGCGTGAGTTACGCCGCGCTCTATGCGCTTCAGAAAAAGATTAAGATCAATCAAGACCTCGCCAAAAAACTTTGGGCTACGGGAAATCACGACGCGCAGGTCTTGGCTACTCTGATAGCCGACCCCAGGCAATTTACCGCCAAAGAATTTGAAAGCTGGGCAAAAGATTTAAATAACAATGTGATTAGCGATGCCTTTGCCAAACTGGCGGCGGCGTCCCCGCTTGCCCAAAAATTGTCGGAGAAATGGCGCGACGCAAAAAGCGAATGTTTAGGACAAACCGGCTGGCTGATGCTGGCGGTGACTGCCGCGAATAAGGCTTTGCCTGATAGTTATTTTGAACCATTTCTTGAAACTATCGAACGCGACATTCATTCGCGCAAAAATCGTGTGCGCCATTCAATGAACAATGCTCTGATTGCCATCGGTCTGCGCGATAAGTTGCAGAAACGGGCGCTCGCAGTAGCCAAAAAAATCGGTAAAGTTGAAGTCGATCATGGCGATACCAATTGCAAAACTCCGGATGCCGGGCAATACATCCTCAAAGCTGCTGAACATCGAAAGCGAAAGGCTGCCGGAATTTGA
- a CDS encoding Uma2 family endonuclease, with product MAARIERFITIDELELMPDDGNRYELIEEELLVSKAPDFAHQVVIMKLGHLINLYLDKNPIGILATGAGVIFSRYSGVIPDLVFVTHETKEKILVGGKLKAAPELVGEIISPGAENRRRDRVAKRHLYGKYGVQEYWIVDPKARTVEIYHLNEKVLMLTAKLKEKESFRSSVLKNFSCKVADIFVDLD from the coding sequence ATGGCAGCGCGAATCGAACGATTTATCACCATAGACGAATTGGAATTGATGCCCGATGACGGTAATCGCTATGAACTCATAGAAGAAGAACTGCTTGTGTCTAAAGCGCCGGATTTTGCACACCAGGTTGTCATTATGAAATTGGGTCATCTGATAAATCTATACCTTGATAAAAATCCCATAGGAATTCTCGCTACCGGCGCAGGAGTTATTTTCAGCAGGTATAGCGGCGTGATTCCTGACCTCGTATTCGTAACCCATGAAACTAAAGAAAAGATTTTAGTTGGCGGCAAGTTGAAAGCCGCGCCGGAACTCGTCGGCGAAATCATTTCGCCGGGCGCGGAAAATCGTCGGCGCGACCGCGTTGCCAAACGCCATCTGTATGGCAAGTATGGCGTTCAGGAATATTGGATCGTTGACCCCAAAGCTCGCACCGTTGAAATTTATCATCTCAACGAAAAAGTTTTAATGCTTACGGCAAAACTCAAAGAAAAAGAGTCATTTCGGTCATCGGTTTTGAAAAACTTTTCTTGCAAAGTTGCAGATATATTTGTGGATTTGGATTAG
- a CDS encoding acyclic terpene utilization AtuA family protein yields the protein MKTIRIANGQGFWGDSLEAPVEQVRRGHVDYLTLDYLAEITMSIMQKQRARDPKSGYARDFVAMIEHILPDLVEHKIKVVANAGGVNNPACRDALIEVARRTGFTGRINIGIVDGDDIMHKLDDYLARGVELRNMETGEPLSEIRSRVQSANVYFGGRPVAEALNQGAQIVVCGRVTDTGLALGPLIHEFGWAADDWNNLAMGTIAGHTVECGAQCTGGNCFYDWQTIPHLADIGYPIIETSGDGAFVITKHEGTGGRITIQSIKEQLLYEMGDPTAYITPDGIADFTTIHLEQAGENRVRFSGIKGKPATEFYKVSISYSAGWKAVGSLVYGWPDAYLKAQAADRILRERLDRLGLKFDTVMTEFVGVDACHGLALSGTPSSDIPEVQFRVGVRGQDKTAIERFSREIAPLVLNGPPTVTGFAGGRPKTEEIIAYWPALIPKSEVTPEISVVEG from the coding sequence ATGAAAACCATAAGAATAGCAAACGGACAAGGGTTCTGGGGTGATTCGCTGGAAGCGCCGGTCGAACAGGTGCGGCGTGGGCACGTTGATTATTTAACCCTCGATTATCTGGCTGAAATCACCATGTCAATCATGCAGAAACAACGCGCACGCGACCCGAAAAGCGGTTATGCGCGCGATTTCGTGGCGATGATTGAGCACATCCTTCCAGACCTGGTTGAACATAAAATCAAAGTCGTCGCCAATGCCGGAGGCGTCAATAATCCCGCGTGTCGTGATGCGTTGATTGAGGTGGCGCGGCGCACAGGATTTACCGGTCGCATCAACATTGGCATCGTTGATGGCGATGACATCATGCATAAACTCGATGATTATCTGGCGCGCGGCGTCGAACTCAGGAATATGGAAACCGGCGAACCGCTCTCTGAGATTCGTTCGCGCGTGCAAAGCGCCAATGTCTATTTCGGCGGGCGTCCGGTTGCCGAAGCTTTAAATCAAGGCGCACAAATCGTCGTCTGCGGTCGCGTCACCGATACCGGACTGGCGCTTGGCCCGCTCATTCATGAATTCGGTTGGGCAGCAGACGATTGGAATAATCTGGCAATGGGAACCATCGCCGGGCACACCGTCGAATGCGGCGCGCAATGCACCGGCGGCAACTGTTTTTATGACTGGCAAACCATTCCTCATTTAGCCGACATTGGCTATCCGATTATTGAAACTTCGGGCGACGGCGCTTTTGTGATTACCAAACATGAAGGCACCGGCGGACGCATCACCATTCAATCCATCAAAGAGCAATTGCTTTACGAGATGGGCGACCCAACGGCTTATATCACGCCCGATGGCATTGCCGATTTCACGACTATTCATCTGGAACAGGCGGGCGAAAATCGTGTGCGCTTTTCAGGCATCAAAGGCAAACCCGCGACCGAATTTTATAAGGTCAGTATCAGCTATAGCGCCGGTTGGAAAGCGGTCGGCTCACTGGTTTACGGTTGGCCTGATGCCTATTTAAAAGCGCAGGCGGCAGACCGGATTTTACGTGAGCGGTTAGACCGGCTCGGACTCAAATTTGATACGGTGATGACCGAATTTGTCGGCGTCGATGCCTGTCACGGATTGGCGCTTTCGGGTACGCCGTCAAGCGACATTCCCGAAGTGCAATTTCGCGTTGGCGTCAGAGGTCAGGATAAAACGGCGATTGAACGATTCAGCCGCGAGATTGCGCCGCTGGTGCTAAATGGACCCCCGACGGTTACAGGCTTTGCGGGCGGGCGTCCAAAAACCGAAGAGATTATCGCTTACTGGCCCGCGCTGATTCCGAAATCCGAGGTGACACCGGAAATTTCGGTGGTTGAGGGATAA
- a CDS encoding CDGSH iron-sulfur domain-containing protein yields the protein MSDNTEITCKNNGPLVISGENIVIKDAAGNTFGLGGRTVVGLCRCGHSNNKPFCDGTHGRVGFDSAIEARDLPPKPQA from the coding sequence ATGAGTGATAACACGGAAATCACCTGTAAAAATAACGGGCCTTTGGTTATCAGTGGCGAAAATATCGTTATCAAAGACGCAGCGGGTAATACTTTCGGACTTGGCGGACGCACGGTTGTCGGGCTTTGCCGTTGCGGACACTCGAATAATAAACCGTTTTGCGACGGCACTCACGGCAGAGTCGGATTTGATTCAGCCATCGAAGCGCGCGATTTGCCGCCAAAACCGCAGGCTTAA